One genomic window of Coffea eugenioides isolate CCC68of chromosome 1, Ceug_1.0, whole genome shotgun sequence includes the following:
- the LOC113762411 gene encoding transcription factor TGA2.2-like, producing MADVSPRTDSSTDASTEDKNSRFHNNQGLAVVASDGSDKSRDQKTLRRLAQNREAARKSRLRKKAYVQQLESSRMKLTQLEQELQRARQQGIFISSSGDQSQSMSGNGALAFDVEYARWLEEHNRRINELRGAVNSHAGDGELRIIVDGILAHYDDIFRIKADAAKADVFHILSGMWKTPAERCFLWLGGFRSSELLKLLINQLEPLTEQQLLAINNLQQSSQQAEDALSQGMEALQQSLAETLAGSLGPSGGSTGNVANYMGQMAMAMGKLGTLEGFIRQADNLRQQTLQQMHRILTTRQSARALLAISDYFSRLRALSSLWLARPRE from the exons ATGGCAGATGTCAGTCCCAGGACTGATAGTTCTACTGATGCAAGCACTGAAGATAAGAACTCAAGG TTCCACAATAACCAAGGGCTGGCTGTTGTGGCTTCTGATGGGAGTGACAAGTCTAGAGATCAAAAG ACTCTTCGTAGGCTTGCACAAAATAGGGAAGCTGCAAGAAAGAGCCGTTTAAGGAAAAAA GCATATGTTCAGCAACTGGAGAGCAGCAGGATGAAGTTGACACAACTTGAGCAGGAGCTGCAACGGGCTCGGCAGCAG GGGATATTTATTTCAAGTTCGGGAGATCAATCTCAATCTATGAGTGGGAATG GAGCCTTGGCATTTGATGTAGAGTACGCTCGATGGCTGGAAGAGCACAACCGTAGAATAAATGAGCTAAGAGGAGCTGTCAATTCCCATGCTGGTGATGGTGAACTCCGCATCATTGTGGATGGCATCTTGGCACATTATGATGACATATTCAGGATAAAAGCGGATGCTGCTAAGGCTGATGTCTTTCATATTTTATCAGGCATGTGGAAAACTCCTGCAGAAAGATGCTTCCTCTGGCTTGGTGGATTTCGTTCATCTGAACTCCTTAAG CTGCTTATAAATCAGTTGGAGCCGTTAACAGAGCAACAGCTATTGGCTATAAATAACTTGCAACAATCATCACAGCAGGCAGAGGATGCATTGTCACAAGGAATGGAGGCATTACAACAATCATTGGCTGAGACCCTGGCTGGTTCTCTTGGACCTTCAGGTGGTTCAACGGGGAATGTGGCTAATTACATGGGTCAAATGGCAATGGCCATGGGAAAGCTGGGAACTCTCGAGGGCTTTATTCGTCAG GCTGACAATTTGCGGCAGCAGACGTTGCAGCAAATGCATCGGATATTGACAACTCGGCAATCTGCTCGGGCTCTACTTGCAATCAGTGACTATTTTTCTCGGCTGCGAGCACTTAGTTCCCTGTGGCTTGCTCGCCCGAGAGAGTAA